From a region of the Vagococcus coleopterorum genome:
- a CDS encoding MucBP domain-containing protein, translating into MKKYGYLLLACAMLGQPMASLAVELNEAITIENNANETTEGQLVSDTNEIDLFSSDLLESTNQSGKEITTETNNRSEIIDSTTSQGVRENDELKWGTASVVVEGNKVIVSEGTISNEKPSKVKKAQIIEFGDNVKFPNDSSNLFQDLEKLNSFIGMNKIDTSNVTNMSYMFNSCKQLESLDLSNFNTTNVTNMNSMFSDSDKLKSLDLLNFNTANVKYMNNMFAYCYALSDINLSSFNTSNVESMGRMFSDCSVLFHLDLSSFDTLNADTSDMLNGYGGDEVEVKALTLGPKTSLKKSQLGNYNSGNSYTGMWINLAGGSEETPLGDNIWTSEEFMTNYDGSKDADTYIWLKNAASPGTTVNYEDEAGTSISDSEKFEGNVGTDYTSKAKEIPGYTLKEVAGKESGRLTYKEDVVTYVYTKNPVASPGVNVSYVDTKGTKLVDDVLLTGNEGDDYTAEQKTIEDYTFKEVKGEVSGKLTNELLEVTFVYTKEESGENNGNNGNNGNNGNNGNNGSNGNNGSNTNNGNDTNDVGSHKKTNKEDVKTLPQTNEQSSIWLSLVGIIVLFGGLVTRRKYL; encoded by the coding sequence ATGAAAAAATACGGATATTTATTATTAGCATGTGCCATGTTAGGGCAACCTATGGCTAGTTTAGCCGTTGAACTAAATGAGGCAATCACTATCGAAAATAATGCAAACGAAACAACTGAAGGGCAGTTAGTATCTGATACAAATGAGATTGATCTGTTTAGTTCAGATTTGTTAGAGAGTACGAATCAAAGTGGCAAAGAAATAACTACAGAAACAAATAATAGAAGTGAAATAATTGATTCCACTACATCGCAAGGTGTACGTGAAAATGATGAACTTAAATGGGGAACTGCTTCTGTCGTAGTTGAGGGTAATAAAGTCATTGTTAGTGAAGGGACAATAAGTAATGAGAAGCCATCGAAGGTAAAAAAGGCTCAAATAATTGAATTTGGAGATAATGTAAAATTTCCGAATGACTCAAGTAATTTATTTCAAGATCTGGAAAAACTAAATTCTTTTATAGGAATGAATAAAATTGATACAAGTAATGTCACTAATATGTCATATATGTTTAATTCGTGTAAGCAATTAGAAAGTCTTGATTTATCAAACTTTAACACAACTAATGTCACCAATATGAACTCAATGTTTTCTGACAGTGACAAGTTAAAAAGTCTTGATTTATTAAATTTTAATACAGCGAATGTTAAATATATGAATAATATGTTTGCTTATTGTTATGCTTTAAGTGACATAAATTTAAGCTCGTTCAATACTTCTAATGTAGAGTCAATGGGGCGGATGTTTTCAGACTGTTCTGTTTTGTTTCACTTAGATTTAAGTTCATTTGACACGTTGAATGCGGATACTTCGGATATGCTTAATGGGTATGGTGGAGATGAAGTAGAAGTAAAAGCATTAACGTTAGGACCCAAAACTAGTTTAAAGAAATCCCAATTAGGAAACTACAACTCAGGCAATAGTTATACAGGCATGTGGATTAATCTTGCTGGTGGATCAGAAGAGACACCACTAGGTGATAATATTTGGACATCTGAAGAATTTATGACTAATTACGATGGCTCAAAAGATGCGGATACATATATCTGGTTGAAGAATGCTGCTTCACCGGGGACAACCGTTAACTATGAGGATGAAGCTGGAACGAGCATTTCAGATTCAGAAAAATTTGAAGGAAATGTTGGGACGGATTATACATCTAAAGCCAAAGAAATCCCAGGTTATACTTTAAAAGAAGTTGCAGGTAAAGAATCAGGTCGCTTAACTTATAAAGAAGATGTGGTGACTTACGTTTATACAAAAAATCCTGTCGCGTCACCAGGTGTTAACGTATCATATGTTGATACTAAAGGAACGAAACTAGTTGATGATGTATTATTAACTGGTAATGAAGGTGATGACTACACAGCAGAACAAAAAACAATTGAGGACTATACATTTAAAGAAGTAAAAGGTGAGGTTAGTGGTAAGCTAACAAACGAACTTCTTGAAGTAACCTTTGTTTATACGAAAGAGGAATCTGGGGAAAACAACGGCAATAATGGAAACAACGGAAATAATGGAAACAACGGAAACAACGGTAGCAACGGAAACAATGGAAGTAATACAAACAATGGTAACGACACCAATGATGTTGGTTCACATAAAAAAACAAATAAAGAGGATGTCAAAACATTACCTCAAACCAATGAACAATCATCTATTTGGTTAAGTTTAGTCGGAATCATCGTGTTGTTTGGTGGACTCGTAACAAGACGTAAATATTTATAA
- a CDS encoding MucBP domain-containing protein, translating to MKKYGYLLLACAMLGQPMASLAVDLNEQITSESIESTPKEKEISNPTVPVVAEENAVTTDNGGATPYAETWGKGTAPVTFSADGKIATVGAGTLGESKGQKIKDAEKIIFQPGVKTEKDGTYIFQDLKATVFEGFNNVDTSETREMYQMFYESKLETVDLSKFDTSNVTWISKIFFNTQFKVLDLSSFNTENVSDGNLEAMFMKSKQLEELDISTLSVPTDESFVRAFAEDTNLKKIKIGPDVKMKKTELPSAPSDDTYAGMWINLAGGGEEKPLGDNIWTSEEFMANYDGPKDHDTYIWLKNAVSPGTTVNYVDEAGNSISDSEKFEGNVGTDYTSKAKEIPGYTLKEVTGKESGRLTYKEDVVTYVYTKNPVASPGVNVSYVDTKGTKLVDDVLLTGNEGDDYTAEQKTIEDYTFKEVKGEVSGKLTNELLEVTFVYTKEESGGNNGNNGNNGNDGNDGNNGNDGNNGSNANNGNETSDGDSHKKPNKEDIKTLPQTNEQSSIWLSLVGIILLFGGVVTRRKYL from the coding sequence ATGAAAAAATATGGATATTTATTATTAGCATGTGCCATGTTAGGGCAACCTATGGCTAGTTTAGCCGTTGATCTAAATGAGCAAATCACGAGCGAAAGTATTGAATCGACACCAAAAGAAAAGGAAATCAGTAACCCGACAGTGCCAGTTGTGGCAGAAGAAAATGCTGTAACAACGGATAATGGAGGTGCTACTCCTTATGCTGAAACATGGGGAAAGGGGACTGCTCCAGTTACTTTTTCAGCTGATGGAAAAATTGCAACCGTAGGTGCTGGGACTTTAGGGGAGTCTAAAGGACAAAAAATTAAAGATGCCGAAAAAATCATTTTTCAACCAGGTGTGAAAACTGAAAAAGATGGAACCTATATATTCCAAGATTTAAAAGCAACAGTTTTTGAAGGATTTAACAATGTCGATACTTCTGAAACAAGAGAAATGTATCAAATGTTTTATGAAAGCAAGTTAGAAACCGTTGATTTAAGTAAGTTCGATACATCTAATGTCACTTGGATAAGCAAAATATTTTTTAATACTCAATTTAAGGTACTCGATTTGAGTAGTTTTAATACGGAAAATGTAAGTGATGGTAATTTGGAAGCAATGTTTATGAAAAGTAAGCAGCTAGAAGAATTGGATATAAGTACGTTAAGTGTTCCGACGGATGAAAGTTTTGTACGAGCATTTGCTGAAGATACAAACTTAAAAAAAATAAAAATTGGACCAGATGTTAAAATGAAAAAAACTGAATTACCATCAGCACCAAGTGATGATACCTACGCTGGTATGTGGATTAATCTTGCGGGCGGCGGAGAAGAGAAACCTCTAGGTGATAATATTTGGACATCTGAAGAATTTATGGCTAATTACGATGGACCAAAAGATCATGATACATATATTTGGTTGAAGAACGCTGTTTCACCGGGGACAACTGTTAACTATGTGGATGAGGCAGGTAATAGCATTTCAGATTCAGAAAAATTTGAAGGAAATGTTGGGACAGATTATACATCTAAAGCCAAAGAAATCCCAGGCTATACTTTAAAAGAAGTCACAGGTAAAGAGTCAGGTCGCTTAACCTATAAAGAAGATGTGGTGACTTACGTTTATACAAAAAATCCTGTCGCGTCACCAGGTGTTAACGTATCATATGTTGATACTAAAGGAACGAAACTAGTTGATGATGTATTATTAACTGGTAATGAAGGTGACGACTACACAGCAGAACAAAAAACAATTGAGGACTATACATTTAAAGAAGTAAAAGGTGAGGTTAGTGGTAAACTGACAAACGAACTTCTTGAAGTAACCTTTGTTTATACGAAAGAGGAATCTGGGGGAAACAACGGCAATAATGGAAACAACGGAAACGACGGTAACGACGGAAACAACGGTAACGACGGAAACAATGGAAGTAATGCAAACAATGGTAACGAGACAAGTGACGGGGACTCACATAAAAAACCAAATAAAGAGGATATCAAAACATTACCCCAAACTAATGAACAATCATCTATTTGGTTAAGCTTAGTTGGAATCATCCTGTTGTTTGGTGGAGTCGTAACAAGACGTAAATATTTATAA